Proteins found in one Candidatus Hydrogenedentota bacterium genomic segment:
- the nikR gene encoding nickel-responsive transcriptional regulator NikR: MSDLVRMSITMEKELHDRLEEALKAGPAVSRSEFIRDLVRERLARDAWKNNEEAVGTITVVYDHEVRELTQKLTHLQHHYHDAILATTHVHLTEELCAEMIMVRGRASEIEALAEGMRAHKGVLHAAVSIGSTGKRLASARRRPHRHTHPH, translated from the coding sequence ATGAGCGACCTGGTCCGGATGAGCATCACGATGGAAAAGGAGCTGCACGACCGGCTGGAGGAGGCCCTGAAGGCGGGGCCCGCCGTGAGCCGGTCGGAGTTCATCCGCGACCTGGTCCGCGAGCGGCTCGCCCGGGACGCGTGGAAGAACAACGAGGAGGCCGTGGGCACCATCACGGTGGTCTACGACCACGAGGTGCGCGAGCTGACGCAGAAGCTGACGCACCTCCAGCACCATTACCACGACGCCATCCTGGCGACCACGCATGTGCACCTCACGGAGGAACTGTGCGCGGAGATGATCATGGTGCGCGGACGGGCCTCGGAGATCGAGGCGCTGGCCGAGGGCATGCGCGCGCACAAGGGCGTCCTGCACGCCGCCGTTTCCATCGGCTCCACGGGCAAGCGGCTGGCGTCGGCGCGCCGCCGTCCGCACCGCCACACGCATCCGCACTGA
- a CDS encoding sulfatase-like hydrolase/transferase, whose amino-acid sequence MSVKKALFFSVKLAFIAAVFAALFRPEWVGLGADFFGGVRPVDILREMRRVSGAGLGGFAFWMACATAVKLLGITCGILRWRLLLAGQGLRMPLRLMAYQWFMGRAIGLVLPGTVGLDGFRLVESSRHTGDPVKCATVIAVEKLTGIIALSFLVFATFPLGFRYLNINIPLLAVIMACLLAGVAGSLSLLLNPRVIQVLVAVTPVPGKVRSLVNRLGDAVTAYAGSRKSLLAALVFGVGVHLGTCTTFIFTFMAIRSEHTSVADIFFVGPLMITASVLAFTISGIGVRELAFGLVLGASAGHATAILGGHLEMWAGEIFPFILSVPLLLFGSRADIEHIRQDIADFQRERAVLGAGRGLALSPDETRDYRRRIFGMMTACKTGGLAAGAFIALAEALWLWRTLEGLTDPGMFWWGPVVYGLVFAAVGGCAGAGLVFLCLLVDRFPSWRFSFAFSMAACLGGGALVIGAFRYQRDVLSGHAFTPQALLVLLCAAAGLALVAGVSAYVKASIVSRLLWRNPVAPAFFGVAGWLLLTVFGLTLSMFLGSALEPGAGRAVVSPAKGPNLILCTIDALRADYLPLYDPAAPAKTPNLDAFAREAVLFKKAYSQASWTKPSFGTLFTGRYPGGHGATTKTAMLSPDVPTLAGLLAAAGYHAQGFTNNPNTMAVFGFDRGFSDYAELKPSALLGAPQSAVSLSLYQVLRKVFLTVEGKVRRGKLRVTDFYQPAEAVTDTALDWVDGPRPQDRPFYLYLHYMDTHDPFMDHSRPGVGYARARMESPDPEKFLEPMKRAYISEIEYLDGHLGRLFDGLRERGLWDNTVVVFVSDHGEEFFDHGGWWHGQTLHEELVRVPLAVKLPQGAHGGEVNGDLARLVDLAPTFLGLAGLPPAEGMSGAPLFDADLNPANAGTAYTYAENDFENNILKAVRDGRHALITANPGNPRGAAPVALYDTEHDAKELNNIAADEAYTELLQALTGVLDGYRRVIEENAPEPAGDAAVGGMDREQLEALGYL is encoded by the coding sequence TTGAGCGTGAAAAAGGCCCTGTTTTTCAGCGTCAAGCTGGCGTTCATCGCCGCGGTGTTCGCCGCCCTCTTCCGCCCGGAGTGGGTGGGCCTCGGCGCGGACTTCTTCGGCGGCGTTCGGCCCGTGGACATCCTGCGCGAGATGCGCCGGGTGAGCGGGGCGGGCCTGGGCGGCTTCGCGTTCTGGATGGCCTGCGCCACGGCGGTGAAGCTGCTGGGCATCACCTGCGGCATCCTCCGGTGGCGGCTGCTCCTTGCGGGGCAGGGCCTGCGCATGCCCCTGCGGCTCATGGCCTACCAGTGGTTCATGGGGCGCGCCATCGGGCTCGTGCTTCCGGGCACGGTCGGGCTCGACGGGTTCCGGCTCGTCGAGTCGTCGCGCCACACGGGCGACCCGGTCAAATGCGCCACCGTGATCGCCGTGGAGAAGCTCACGGGCATCATCGCGCTGTCCTTCCTTGTGTTCGCCACCTTCCCCCTTGGCTTCCGCTACCTCAACATCAACATCCCGCTGCTCGCGGTGATCATGGCCTGCCTCCTCGCGGGCGTGGCGGGCAGCCTGTCGCTGCTGCTGAACCCCCGGGTGATCCAGGTGCTCGTGGCGGTGACGCCCGTGCCCGGGAAGGTGCGCAGCCTGGTTAACCGGCTGGGCGACGCCGTGACGGCCTACGCGGGGTCGCGGAAGTCGCTGCTGGCCGCGCTGGTCTTCGGCGTGGGGGTGCACCTCGGCACCTGCACGACCTTCATCTTCACCTTCATGGCGATCCGGTCCGAGCACACCTCGGTGGCCGACATCTTCTTCGTTGGCCCGCTCATGATCACGGCGTCCGTGCTGGCCTTCACCATCTCCGGCATCGGTGTGCGCGAGCTGGCCTTCGGGCTGGTGCTGGGCGCGTCGGCGGGCCACGCCACCGCGATCCTGGGCGGCCATCTGGAGATGTGGGCGGGGGAGATATTCCCCTTCATTCTGAGCGTGCCGCTGCTGCTTTTCGGGAGCCGGGCGGACATCGAGCACATCCGGCAGGACATTGCCGACTTCCAGCGCGAGCGCGCGGTTCTGGGCGCGGGGCGGGGGCTGGCCCTCTCGCCGGACGAGACCCGGGACTACCGCCGCCGCATCTTCGGCATGATGACCGCGTGCAAAACCGGCGGGCTGGCGGCGGGGGCCTTCATCGCCCTGGCGGAGGCCCTCTGGCTGTGGCGGACCCTGGAGGGGCTCACCGACCCGGGCATGTTCTGGTGGGGCCCCGTGGTCTACGGCCTGGTCTTCGCCGCCGTTGGCGGATGCGCCGGCGCGGGGCTCGTGTTCCTCTGCCTGCTCGTGGACCGCTTTCCGTCCTGGCGCTTCAGCTTCGCCTTTTCCATGGCCGCCTGCCTCGGCGGGGGGGCGCTGGTCATCGGCGCGTTCCGCTACCAGCGCGACGTGCTCTCCGGCCACGCCTTCACGCCCCAGGCGCTGCTGGTGCTGCTGTGCGCGGCGGCGGGGCTGGCGCTGGTTGCCGGCGTGTCCGCCTACGTGAAGGCGTCCATCGTGAGCCGTCTGCTTTGGCGAAACCCGGTCGCACCCGCGTTCTTCGGCGTGGCCGGATGGCTGCTGCTGACGGTGTTCGGCCTGACCCTTTCGATGTTCCTCGGAAGCGCGCTCGAGCCCGGTGCGGGCAGGGCCGTCGTGTCCCCGGCGAAGGGCCCCAACCTGATCCTTTGCACGATAGACGCGCTGCGGGCGGACTACCTGCCCCTGTACGATCCGGCGGCCCCGGCCAAGACCCCGAATCTGGACGCGTTTGCCAGGGAGGCGGTGCTGTTCAAGAAGGCCTACTCCCAGGCGTCGTGGACCAAGCCCTCTTTTGGGACCCTTTTCACCGGCCGTTATCCCGGGGGACACGGGGCGACGACGAAGACGGCCATGCTCTCCCCCGACGTGCCCACGCTCGCCGGGCTGCTGGCGGCGGCGGGGTACCACGCCCAGGGGTTCACCAACAACCCCAACACCATGGCCGTGTTCGGGTTTGACCGGGGCTTCTCGGACTATGCCGAGCTGAAGCCGTCGGCGCTGCTGGGCGCGCCGCAATCCGCCGTGTCGCTCTCCCTGTACCAGGTGCTGCGCAAGGTGTTCCTGACCGTGGAGGGGAAGGTGCGCCGGGGAAAACTGCGCGTGACGGACTTCTACCAGCCCGCGGAGGCCGTGACAGACACGGCGCTGGACTGGGTGGACGGGCCCCGCCCCCAGGACCGCCCGTTCTACCTGTACCTGCATTACATGGACACGCACGACCCGTTCATGGACCACAGCCGCCCGGGCGTGGGTTATGCCCGCGCGCGGATGGAGAGCCCGGACCCGGAGAAGTTCCTCGAGCCGATGAAGCGGGCCTACATCAGCGAGATCGAGTATCTGGACGGGCACCTGGGCCGGCTCTTCGACGGCCTGCGCGAACGCGGCCTGTGGGACAACACGGTGGTCGTCTTTGTGTCGGACCACGGCGAGGAGTTCTTCGACCACGGGGGCTGGTGGCACGGGCAGACCCTGCACGAGGAGCTGGTGCGGGTGCCCCTGGCGGTGAAACTCCCACAGGGCGCGCACGGCGGCGAGGTGAACGGGGACCTCGCCCGGCTGGTGGATCTGGCGCCGACCTTCCTGGGGCTGGCGGGGCTGCCCCCGGCGGAGGGCATGTCCGGCGCGCCCCTTTTCGACGCGGACCTGAACCCCGCCAACGCGGGCACCGCCTATACCTACGCGGAGAACGACTTCGAAAACAACATCCTGAAGGCCGTGCGCGACGGGCGGCACGCCCTGATCACCGCGAACCCGGGCAACCCGCGCGGCGCGGCCCCCGTCGCGCTGTACGACACGGAGCACGACGCGAAGGAGCTGAACAACATCGCGGCGGACGAGGCCTACACGGAGCTGCTTCAGGCGCTCACCGGGGTGCTGGACGGGTACCGCCGCGTGATTGAGGAGAACGCCCCGGAGCCCGCCGGGGACGCGGCGGTGGGCGGCATGGACCGCGAGCAGCTCGAGGCCCTGGGGTACCTATGA
- the coaD gene encoding pantetheine-phosphate adenylyltransferase: protein MKKRTAVYAGSFDPPTLGHLDLVIRAAKIFDRVIVAVACNEAKQALFTVPERIEMLEEMTEGMAGVEIASFSGLTVDFARDQGAAALIRGLRVVSDFEFELSMAINNQKLNPDVDTVCLMPSEPYLFLSSRQVKEIASLGGKVGHYVTPAVEMRLRGKFAK, encoded by the coding sequence ATGAAGAAAAGGACGGCGGTGTACGCGGGCAGTTTCGACCCCCCCACGCTGGGGCACCTGGACCTGGTCATCCGCGCGGCGAAAATCTTCGACCGGGTGATCGTGGCGGTGGCCTGCAACGAGGCCAAGCAGGCGCTGTTCACGGTGCCCGAGCGCATCGAGATGCTGGAGGAGATGACGGAGGGCATGGCGGGCGTGGAGATTGCGTCGTTCTCCGGCCTCACGGTGGACTTCGCGCGGGACCAGGGCGCGGCGGCGCTCATCCGCGGCCTGCGCGTGGTGTCGGACTTCGAGTTCGAGCTGTCCATGGCGATTAACAACCAGAAACTGAACCCCGACGTGGACACGGTGTGCCTCATGCCGAGCGAGCCGTACCTGTTCCTCAGCTCGCGTCAGGTGAAGGAGATCGCCTCCCTCGGCGGCAAGGTGGGGCACTACGTCACGCCGGCCGTCGAGATGCGCCTGCGCGGCAAATTCGCGAAATAG